In a single window of the Acyrthosiphon pisum isolate AL4f chromosome X, pea_aphid_22Mar2018_4r6ur, whole genome shotgun sequence genome:
- the LOC107882843 gene encoding uncharacterized protein LOC107882843: MKFDYLSKMFKDKLKDIDNISLTSDIWTDIQMKSYIGLTIHYLEGTKFKSGTIGVHELSKSHTSEHIGESFKTVLSQWEINHNQIIAIVTDNAANMKKAASDIFGTEKYIPCFAHTVNLNVNNAPR, from the exons ATGAAGTTtgattatttatctaaaatgttCAAAGACAAGTTAAaagatattgataatatatctcTTACATCTGATATTTGGACGGATATTCAAATGAAAAGCTATATTGGCCTAACCATACACTATTTGGAAGGCACTAAATTTAAAtctg gtacaataggtGTTCATGAATTAAGCAAGTCCCACACATCTGAACACATTGGTGAAtcatttaaaactgttttgtcTCAATGGGAAATTAATCACAACCAAATAATTGCGATCGTAACCGACAATG CTGCAAACATGAAGAAAGCAGCTAGTGATATATTTGGCACCGAGAAATATATTCCATGTTTTGCTCATACCGTCaacttaaatgttaataatgcaCCCAGGTAG
- the LOC103308405 gene encoding protein ALP1-like, translating into MWLKIAKEFNERANFPNCLGAVDGKHIRIIKPERSGLLYMNYKHYFSIGLLAIADANYKFIYVDVGSYGKDSDSTIFKNSALWENLKKKNLNIPASTTVPGVDISLPYAFVGDEAFGLDKHLLRPYSGTHLPVRKKIFNYRLSRARRYVECTFGILSNKWRIFHRPIDVHVDFAVDIVKCCCVLHNFVRDRDGFKFDDTLAISGFEEPSIVENYLVPRSVNRYRDALSNYFVSEEGQLEWQMGKI; encoded by the coding sequence ATGTGGCTTAAAATTGCCAAAGAATTCAATGAAAGAGCAAATTTTCCAAACTGCTTAGGTGCTGTTGATGGAAAGCATATCCGAATCATAAAACCGGAAAGAAGTggtttattatatatgaattataagcaTTACTTTTCCATTGGACTGCTAGCTATTGCCGACGCAAACTATAAGTTCATATATGTAGATGTTGGATCTTATGGAAAAGATTCAGATTCAACTATCTTTAAAAACTCGGCACTTtgggaaaatttgaaaaaaaaaaatttgaatataccaGCATCAACAACAGTACCAGGAGTTGATATTTCATTACCATACGCGTTTGTTGGTGACGAAGCATTTGGACTGGACAAGCACTTACTTCGACCCTACTCGGGTACTCATTTGCctgttcgaaaaaaaatatttaactatcgtCTATCACGCGCAAGACGATACGTAGAGTGTACATTTGGCATTCTTTCTAATAAGTGGCGTATATTTCACAGACCGATCGATGTACACGTAGATTTCGCAGTCGATATTGTCAAATGTTGTTGcgttttacataattttgttcGTGACCGAGATGGGTTCAAGTTTGACGATACACTAGCAATCAGTGGCTTTGAAGAACCTAGCATTGTTGAAAACTATTTGGTACCTCGAAGTGTTAACCGTTATCGTGATGCgttatctaattattttgtaagtgAAGAAGGACAATTGGAATGGCAGATgggtaaaatataa
- the LOC100574352 gene encoding uncharacterized protein LOC100574352 encodes MSVIEIIDIMDYVGDGKRPFVEGSEILKYNHIIEFGLKEQTKNKLVIMALCLQTSNINGHPHEVLVTKTIHEGNVNVSGSCSCKAGTGKCKHVVGVILKLQKTSIDSLEELSCTELCQQWGKVKSIGTEMYQTIPVKKFCHVEKYISPYSETLPDVLPNNIEEIVYETLIEGIELDPNISDKFKIHFDVPQGGHLSSNAGLHKQFINLMDQ; translated from the exons atgtctgtaattgaaattattgatattatggaCTATGTAGGTGATGGTAAACGCCCGTTTGTTGAGGGCTcagagatattaaaatataaccacATAATAGAGTTTGGTTTAAAAgagcaaacaaaaaataaactcgTTATTATGGCTTTGTGTTTGCAAACCTCCAACATTAATGGTCATCCTCATGAAGTTTTAGTAACAAAAACTATTCATGAAGGTAATGTGAATGTGTCAGGTTCCTGCTCATGTAAAGCAGGCACGGGGAAGTGTAAGCATGTTGTTGGCGTTATTCTTAAGTTACAGAa aacTTCAATTGACAGTTTGGAGGAATTGAGTTGTACTGAATTATGCCAACAGTGGGGAAAGGTTAAAAGTATTGGAACTGAGATGTACCAAACAATCccagtaaaaaaattttgtcaTGTCGAAAAGTATATTTCTCCATATTCAGAAACTTTGCCAGATgtattaccaaataatattgaGGAAATTGTATATGAAACTTTAATTGAAGGTATTGAATTAGATCCCAATATATCTGATAAGTTTAAGATTCATTTCGATGTACCTCAAGGGGGTCATTTATCATCTAATGCtgggttgcataaacaatttataaatttaatggaccaataG